The following coding sequences lie in one Pan paniscus chromosome X, NHGRI_mPanPan1-v2.0_pri, whole genome shotgun sequence genomic window:
- the LOC129395424 gene encoding G antigen 2D has product MSWRLRSTYRPRPRRYVEPPEMIGPMRPEQFSDEVEPATPEEGEPATQRQDPAAAQEGEDEGACAGQGPKPEADSQEQGHPQTGCECEDGPDGQEMDPPNPEEVKTPEEGEKQSQC; this is encoded by the exons ATGAGTTGGCGATTAAGATCGACCTATCGGCCTAGACCAAGACGCTATGTAGAGCCTCCTGAAATGATTGGGCCTATGCGG CCCGAGCAGTTCAGTGATGAAGTGGAACCAGCAACACCTGAAGAAGGGGAACCAGCAACTCAACGTCAGGATCctgcagctgctcaggagggagaggatgagggagCATGTGCAGGTCAAg ggcCGAAGCCTGAAGCTGATAGCCAGGAACAGGGTCACCCACAGACTGGGTGTGAGTGTGAAGATGGTCCTGATGGGCAGGAGATGGACCCGCCAAATCCAGAGGAGGTGAAAACGCCTGAAGAAG
- the LOC129395422 gene encoding G antigen 2D has product MSWRLRSTYRPRPRRYVEPPEMIGPMRPEQFSDEVEPATPEEGEPATQRQDPAAAQEGEDEGACAGQGPKPEADSQEQGHPQTGCECEDGPDGQEMDPPNPEEVKTPEEGEKQSQC; this is encoded by the exons ATGAGTTGGCGATTAAGATCGACCTATCGGCCTAGACCAAGACGCTATGTAGAGCCTCCTGAAATGATTGGGCCTATGCGG CCCGAGCAGTTCAGTGATGAAGTGGAACCAGCAACACCTGAAGAAGGGGAACCAGCAACTCAACGTCAGGATCctgcagctgctcaggagggagaggatgagggagCATGTGCAGGTCAAg ggcCGAAGCCTGAAGCTGATAGCCAGGAACAGGGTCACCCACAGACTGGGTGTGAGTGTGAAGATGGTCCTGATGGGCAGGAGATGGACCCGCCAAATCCAGAGGAGGTGAAAACGCCTGAAGAAG GTGAAAAGCAATCACAGTGTTAA